One Candidatus Limnocylindrales bacterium DNA window includes the following coding sequences:
- a CDS encoding acyl-CoA dehydrogenase family protein produces the protein MADRVDTAEQSEFREYCRRWLDENRPKPPSFRLPLSAIEVMTENQFRYLHDWQKKCHAAGLVGSDYPKEYGGHGHKGFQQIATQEMGRAGVPYMLNVIGLGMAAPTILVHGTEEQKRRYLPPLLSSDEIWCQGFSEPGAGSDLANVQTSAVRDGDNWIINGHKVWTSLAHFASFMILLARTSSDDKYKGLTYYIAPIAGARGVTVRPLIKITGETGFNEVLFEDVAVPDTLRLDEVGKGWTVAMTTLTYERGAAEGAGSGGGMSLDERVRHLVELARGVRRPGGKTAWDDPVVRDKVMQLAVRAEGLRQTSRRARVEGLCSDPLRLPLQQKVLTSELIQDIAATALEIEGAWSSLYLGDRRAPDGGQWPLAYLNSYGFTIAAGSNEIQRNILGERVLGMAKSK, from the coding sequence CCGCCGTCGTTCCGCCTGCCGCTGTCGGCCATCGAGGTCATGACCGAGAACCAGTTCCGCTACCTTCACGACTGGCAGAAAAAATGCCACGCCGCCGGCCTCGTCGGCAGCGACTATCCGAAGGAATACGGCGGACACGGGCACAAGGGATTCCAGCAGATCGCGACGCAGGAGATGGGGCGCGCCGGCGTACCGTACATGCTCAACGTGATCGGCCTCGGCATGGCGGCGCCGACGATCCTCGTGCACGGCACCGAAGAGCAGAAGCGCCGCTATCTTCCGCCGCTGCTGTCGTCGGACGAAATCTGGTGCCAGGGATTCTCCGAGCCGGGCGCGGGCAGCGATCTCGCCAACGTGCAGACTTCGGCGGTGCGCGACGGCGACAACTGGATCATCAACGGTCACAAGGTCTGGACGAGCCTCGCGCATTTCGCGAGCTTCATGATCCTGCTCGCGCGCACGAGCTCGGACGACAAGTACAAGGGTCTTACGTACTACATCGCCCCGATCGCCGGCGCGCGCGGCGTGACGGTACGCCCGCTCATCAAGATCACCGGCGAGACCGGCTTCAACGAAGTGCTGTTCGAGGACGTGGCCGTGCCCGACACGCTGCGCCTGGACGAAGTCGGCAAAGGCTGGACCGTGGCGATGACGACGCTCACGTACGAGCGCGGCGCGGCCGAAGGCGCAGGCTCGGGCGGCGGCATGTCGCTCGACGAGCGCGTGCGCCATCTGGTCGAGCTTGCGCGCGGCGTGCGGCGACCCGGCGGAAAAACCGCATGGGACGATCCGGTGGTGCGCGACAAGGTCATGCAGCTTGCGGTCCGCGCGGAGGGCCTCCGGCAGACTTCGCGCCGCGCACGCGTCGAAGGTCTGTGCAGCGATCCGCTGCGGCTGCCGCTGCAGCAGAAGGTTCTCACGAGCGAGCTCATCCAGGACATCGCGGCAACCGCGCTCGAGATCGAAGGCGCGTGGTCGAGCCTCTACCTCGGCGACCGGCGCGCGCCCGACGGCGGCCAGTGGCCGCTCGCGTATCTGAACTCGTACGGCTTCACGATCGCGGCCGGCAGCAACGAGATCCAGCGCAACATCCTTGGCGAGCGCGTGCTCGGCATGGCGAAGTCGAAGTAG
- a CDS encoding acyl-CoA dehydrogenase family protein: MAQPKNFGFGSDEQMVRDQASRFLKDRVPVDKLRTLVARDEKAAYESDVQPAAWDEKLWRDAVELGWTGLGIAEEQGGVGLPLVALAAVCEEAGRAALPSPLVTTLCATEVLKACNSEAARAALTTIAGGSAAALATLGEAVSWETADSDVVANASGSGFALSGTARFVQDARKSGFFLVAARADGGTLLARVAADAPGLVIEPDRITDLTRDQASLALKNVDVKAADVLAAPGSADHAIAAALPSILTLVAADICGAGEWQLQTTAEYARTRKQFDHAIGFFQAVKHPIVNMMIDIDRAKSLVYAAACAVDHDPAQALRVARMAKAAASDAAQFVSGRSIQLHGGIGFTWECDVHLWVKRQQHSQFLWGDGPWHRAKLAEEFPA; the protein is encoded by the coding sequence ATGGCACAGCCAAAGAATTTCGGATTCGGCAGCGACGAGCAGATGGTTCGCGATCAGGCGAGCCGCTTCCTCAAGGACCGCGTGCCGGTGGACAAGCTTCGCACGCTCGTGGCACGCGACGAGAAGGCCGCTTACGAATCGGACGTGCAGCCGGCCGCGTGGGACGAAAAGCTCTGGCGCGACGCCGTCGAGCTCGGCTGGACCGGCCTCGGCATTGCCGAAGAACAAGGCGGCGTCGGCCTGCCGCTGGTCGCGCTCGCGGCGGTATGCGAAGAAGCCGGCCGCGCGGCGCTGCCGTCGCCGCTCGTCACGACGCTGTGCGCGACCGAAGTCCTCAAGGCGTGCAACAGCGAAGCTGCTCGGGCTGCGCTCACGACCATCGCCGGAGGAAGCGCCGCCGCGCTTGCGACGCTCGGCGAAGCCGTGTCGTGGGAGACGGCCGACTCCGACGTCGTCGCCAATGCTTCGGGTAGCGGATTCGCGCTGAGCGGCACGGCACGCTTCGTCCAGGATGCGCGAAAGAGCGGCTTCTTCCTCGTCGCTGCACGTGCGGACGGCGGGACATTGCTCGCGCGCGTTGCCGCCGATGCGCCGGGCCTTGTGATCGAGCCCGACCGGATCACCGATCTCACGCGCGACCAGGCGAGCCTCGCGCTCAAGAACGTCGACGTGAAGGCCGCCGACGTTCTGGCTGCGCCCGGTTCGGCCGATCACGCGATTGCCGCCGCGCTACCGTCGATCCTGACTCTCGTGGCTGCCGACATCTGCGGCGCCGGCGAATGGCAGCTGCAGACGACTGCTGAGTACGCGCGCACGCGCAAGCAGTTCGACCATGCGATCGGATTCTTCCAGGCCGTCAAGCATCCGATCGTCAACATGATGATCGACATCGATCGCGCGAAGTCGCTCGTCTATGCGGCAGCGTGCGCCGTCGATCACGATCCGGCCCAGGCGCTGCGCGTCGCGCGCATGGCAAAGGCGGCCGCCTCCGACGCTGCGCAGTTCGTCTCGGGCCGTTCGATTCAGCTGCACGGCGGGATCGGGTTCACGTGGGAATGCGACGTGCATCTGTGGGTGAAGCGCCAGCAGCACAGTCAGTTCCTGTGGGGCGACGGGCCGTGGCATCGCGCGAAGCTCGCCGAAGAGTTTCCCGCCTGA
- a CDS encoding LLM class flavin-dependent oxidoreductase: MTLQVWTLGLSLPKLAARHAAAAERAGFDGFAVVDSQNLAGDCYVALALAAHATTRIRLATGVTNPLTRHPAVTASAIAAVHAESGGRAVLGIGRGDSALAHLGLAPAPVAVFERYLSHLQSYLRGQGIPLEEAASHLLNHASHAGNNRPIDTLRLAGAPPDSRLHWLRPGDGKVSLDVAATGPKVIAAAARHADSITFAVGADIERLKWAIDTARAARTAAGLDPDTLALGAYLNVVAHPDASAALRLAEGGVASFARFSVMHGKVQGPAGDGERDVLTRVHQAYDMRHHTMSGAPQTRQLTREFAERFAILGPTGECVRRLREIAALGLSKLMIIGPSAGADAGEATAAMARFATDVLPALR, from the coding sequence GTGACGCTGCAGGTCTGGACTCTCGGGCTCAGCCTTCCGAAGCTCGCGGCCCGCCACGCGGCGGCCGCCGAGCGCGCCGGATTCGACGGCTTTGCAGTCGTCGATTCGCAGAACCTCGCGGGGGATTGCTACGTGGCGCTCGCGCTCGCCGCGCACGCGACGACGCGCATCCGACTGGCCACCGGCGTGACCAATCCGCTTACGCGGCATCCCGCGGTGACGGCGTCGGCCATCGCTGCGGTGCACGCCGAGTCCGGCGGGCGCGCCGTGCTCGGCATCGGCCGCGGCGATTCGGCTCTTGCGCATCTTGGTCTCGCGCCGGCGCCGGTGGCGGTCTTCGAGCGCTATCTGTCGCACCTGCAGTCGTATCTGCGCGGCCAAGGAATCCCTCTCGAAGAAGCGGCCTCGCATCTTCTGAATCATGCTTCGCATGCCGGCAACAATCGCCCCATCGATACCCTGCGTCTTGCCGGAGCGCCGCCGGACAGCCGTCTTCACTGGCTGCGTCCGGGCGATGGCAAGGTCTCGCTCGACGTCGCCGCGACCGGCCCGAAAGTGATTGCGGCGGCCGCCCGCCACGCCGACTCGATCACGTTTGCGGTGGGCGCCGACATCGAGCGGCTGAAGTGGGCGATCGATACGGCACGCGCCGCGCGCACGGCGGCCGGTCTCGATCCCGACACGCTCGCGCTCGGCGCGTACCTCAACGTCGTCGCGCATCCCGACGCCAGCGCCGCGCTTCGGCTCGCCGAAGGCGGCGTCGCATCGTTCGCGCGCTTCTCGGTCATGCACGGCAAGGTCCAGGGACCGGCGGGCGACGGCGAACGCGACGTGCTGACGCGCGTTCATCAGGCGTACGACATGCGCCATCACACGATGTCGGGCGCACCGCAGACAAGGCAGCTCACCCGCGAGTTCGCCGAGCGTTTCGCGATTCTCGGCCCGACGGGCGAATGCGTCCGGCGCCTGCGCGAGATCGCCGCGCTCGGGCTGTCGAAGCTGATGATCATCGGACCGTCGGCGGGCGCAGATGCGGGCGAAGCGACGGCTGCAATGGCGAGATTCGCGACGGACGTGCTCCCGGCGCTTCGCTAG